Genomic DNA from Alicyclobacillus fastidiosus:
CGCCATCGATTTTGAGAAGACGTATCCAAACGCGTTGACCTCCACGGTCATCGATCCGGTGAAACTTCCGATGGTGCTTGAGAACGACAAGCTTGCTATCCAAACCGCGATTAAAACATCCAACGTCCTTCGCGAAGCGGACGTCAGACTGGTTCATATCCGCACGACGCTGCACTTGGATGTGATTCGCGTCTCAGAGTCACTGCTCCCGGTTCTCAGAAATCGGGATGACGTGGAGATCATGTCCGACCCGATGGAGTGGCACTTTGACGCTGTAGGCGCCTTAAACACCGCATTGAGTTGGCGCTGAAGAGGCGCTTTGAACTTGTCCTGCACGAGGGTCAGACCCCTAACGGAGTATCCAAAAAGCCTCCATCTCCACTGCCACTGTGGATTTGGAGGCTTTTTGCACATCATTTCGCGCTATGATTTTGGAACTGGTTGATTTGGTACGACCTTTTTGTGACAGCCCCTTGAAGACGTGGCTGTCTTTTAGTCCTCCTTGCCTACGTATCCGTAGACTTCCGGGAGGATGAAGATGGCGCTTAACAGGCCGAGAAGCGGGAATATAGCCGTAAAGAGCGTGGCATTTCCCGTCCCGATGGCACTGAAGAAGGAAGGGAAGAAGAAAATGCTCAGGAATCCAGACAACTTCACGAACATATAGGCAAATCCACTGGCCGTACCCCGGTACCTTGCGGGTGCGACCATGGACGGAATGGTCATGGTATTCTCCGCGTCCCAGTAGTGGCCCCACAGCATCGCACCGGCAGCAAACGGCAGCAGGACGACAGCCCCAGTATAGATGGCCACAGCGGCCAAGATCAGCGAGCCGAGGACGATCGAAAAGCCGATGATACTGAGTCTGCGCTGACCGATTTTCGGTGTGATGATAGGCCCTACCCATCCGGAGATGAGCGCGACGATATACACGGCTAACGTAAGCAAGTCGGTCTGGATGAGCCCGGAGACGTGCACCAACACAAACAATATCGGCAGATAGAAGGCAAACGTCGCAAACTCCCCGTTTTGCATAAATCCCGCGATCCACCCAAAGAGCGTAGCTCGCCAACGGACCTTATCCCGGTGGATATCCTTCAGAAATTCCCGCAGTTTTGGACTGGGGATATCATAGTCCACGTCAGGCAGCATCTCGAGAGCATCGCCGTACATTTGTTGCGATATCTCTTTTGCTTGGTGAAATTTACCGCGCTGAATCAACCAGATCGCAGTTTCTGGCAAATTGTATCGGAGGAAGAATAGGACGATGGCCGGTACGCCCGACAACCCTAAAATGAGCCGCCAGAGTGTGCTGTGCGACATTCCGAGCAGCAAAAAGAGCAAGACGATCGCGATCGACACGACTTCGCCTACAGCGAACATGAATTGCCAACGGTTGCCCATCACCTCGCGCTTGCCGCGTTGCATAAACTCCATGATGTAGGTATAGCCGTTGGCGATATCGGTACCCAGTGGTATGCCGACGATGAACCGAATGATGACGAGTACGGCCATGTTGGGTGCAAACGCCTGTGCCACCCCAAAAATGAAAAACATCACCATCGTGCCTAAGAAGACGGCACGTCGTCCAATCTTGTCCGTCAGCCAGCCGCCAGCTAAAGCCCCGATCAAAGCTCCGCCTTGCGTCGCACCCGCTGCTAGCCCGAGCACGAGGGCGGATGGGTGATAGATGCTCTTTAAAAAAATGAGGACGAACGAAATTGAGTAGAGATCCCACGCCTCGATAAAGATGGAGGCGATCATCAGCCAGCCCACTTTGTTCCCATTTGGACTGTATTTTCCTACTAGATACTCGATAGCCTCGCTCACTTTGGCATTTGCCACAGGTGATGTTCCCATACCTCACCATCCTCTCGCTGTATACGCTTTCAGGAACGGCCTACGGCACTCGCATCGGGTCTGGCATTGACCAGCTCATATCACACCTCCCCATATCCACAAAGCACTTTCGTAACTTACACACCCCGTGTGTTGCTAAAAGTTATATTGCGGAAATGATCCGAACATGACGTATTTAACAATTCATCCAGGGGCCTAGAAGAAATGGTGGGAATTTGGATGGGGATCCAATGTAGACCCAGCTTGAGGTGGTAACGGCCTTCACCAGGCCGAGGGGTGGATGGGCGATTGGTCGATTGTCGAGATCGCTAAGATAATTTGCGGTATCGCGTAATACCTTAAGGACAAGGGTGAACATTCATTCACGACCTTTCGCTAGGGGCACGGCGTGACTCTAGTTCGCACGCGGGCGTGAATGCTGTAGTTCATTGTGCAATCGAGGCAAAGGAGGAGTCCTACTTGCAAGAGGCGTGGGATAAGTACGATCAGCTCATTGCGGGACTGCGGGAGCTCCAGTCTGTGGTGATAGCCTTCTCAGGGGGAGTCGACAGCACGTTCTTGTTGCAAGCTGCAGTGACAGCGCTGGGGCGGGAAAACGTCCTCGCCGTCACTGCTGACTCCGAGACGTACCCGGAACGCGAGCGCGAAGCCGCTATCGAGCTGGCGAGAGAACTAGGCGCCAAGCATGTCGTGTTACAGACTAGTGAACTGAATATACCAGGTTACGCAGAGAATCCAGTCAATCGTTGCTACTTTTGCAAGAATGAGCTGTTCTCACACCTGATCCCTATCGCACACCAAAGGGGATTGAACTGTGTTGTGTTCGGCGCGATCGCAGACGATCTTGGCGATTATCGGCCTGGTTTACAAGCTGCCAAGGAGAGAGGGGTCCTCGCCCCCCTGCAGGATGTGATGCTTTATAAGCGTGAAATACGGTATTTATCGAAGGAACTGGGCCTAGCGACGTGGGATAAACCGTCTTTGGCATGTTTGTCCTCACGCATTCCCTATGGTGAATTGATTACTCAGTCCAAGCTGTCGATGGTCGATCAAGCGGAATTCTTCTTGTCGCAACTCGGGTTTCGCCAAGTGCGCGTGCGGCATCACAACGACACCGCGCGCATCGAGGTGCCCCGACAAGACATTGTGGATGTCGCCGGTGTTGCAGATTTAATCGCGACGAAACTGGTTCAAATCGGATACCGGTATGTGACGCTCGACCTCGTGGGTTATCGAACTGGCAGCTTGAATGAAGCGTTGGCCGCCCATCCGTCGGCGCAATCGAGCTAGCGGGATCGAGTGAGAAAGGAGCTGCTGATGCACATGAAAGATTACCGAGAGATACTGGAGGCCGTCCAGCATCACCGCATGACGGTTGACGAGGGTGTGGAGTCCCTGCGCCACTTGGATGTGGAGGACCTGGGGTTTGCACAGCTCGA
This window encodes:
- the larE gene encoding ATP-dependent sacrificial sulfur transferase LarE encodes the protein MQEAWDKYDQLIAGLRELQSVVIAFSGGVDSTFLLQAAVTALGRENVLAVTADSETYPEREREAAIELARELGAKHVVLQTSELNIPGYAENPVNRCYFCKNELFSHLIPIAHQRGLNCVVFGAIADDLGDYRPGLQAAKERGVLAPLQDVMLYKREIRYLSKELGLATWDKPSLACLSSRIPYGELITQSKLSMVDQAEFFLSQLGFRQVRVRHHNDTARIEVPRQDIVDVAGVADLIATKLVQIGYRYVTLDLVGYRTGSLNEALAAHPSAQSS
- a CDS encoding MFS transporter, with protein sequence MGTSPVANAKVSEAIEYLVGKYSPNGNKVGWLMIASIFIEAWDLYSISFVLIFLKSIYHPSALVLGLAAGATQGGALIGALAGGWLTDKIGRRAVFLGTMVMFFIFGVAQAFAPNMAVLVIIRFIVGIPLGTDIANGYTYIMEFMQRGKREVMGNRWQFMFAVGEVVSIAIVLLFLLLGMSHSTLWRLILGLSGVPAIVLFFLRYNLPETAIWLIQRGKFHQAKEISQQMYGDALEMLPDVDYDIPSPKLREFLKDIHRDKVRWRATLFGWIAGFMQNGEFATFAFYLPILFVLVHVSGLIQTDLLTLAVYIVALISGWVGPIITPKIGQRRLSIIGFSIVLGSLILAAVAIYTGAVVLLPFAAGAMLWGHYWDAENTMTIPSMVAPARYRGTASGFAYMFVKLSGFLSIFFFPSFFSAIGTGNATLFTAIFPLLGLLSAIFILPEVYGYVGKED